The segment GCAGCAACGCCAGCCCTGTACCGGCCAATGCGAGCGCCAACATGACCAAGCCGCCTTCGTCCATCGCCGGGGCAGCCGTCAACGCCACCGTTCCCCCGGCGTGCGCCGCGAGTGGGAGAGTCAAAAGCAAAGCCGTTGTGATACCTACCTTCATGAGGCCTCCGATGTATCCATCCGAAGCATTACACAGGCGTCTTTGCGGAAGACTACTTCCGGCGTAGGAATGCGATCCCAGTAGCGGCCAAGCCCAGACCGAGCATGATCAAACCGGCTTCGTCCATTGCCGGAGCGGCTGCCGGAGCGGGGGCCCCCACGGTTACTCCAGCCCAAGTGATGCTTGCAGGCAGAAGAACGATAAGTGCGGCAGTAATCAGCCTCTTCATTTCACACCTCCACCGAAGGATAAGCCCTTTATAAGTTTTGAGATTGCGCGTCAACTGTCACGGTAAATCCTGAGTCCTGCCCCAGGCGCTTTCACTCGCGGGGGGTGAGTTCGAGCGGCGCGGCGGGCCGGATGGGTGGAGACGCGCTCGATGACGTCGCGCAGATACACGAACGGATTGATCTGCAGATGCTTGCACGTCTGCACGAGTGAACAGCGGATGGCTGTGCGATGCGTAGCGGCTTCACTGCCAGCGAACAGCCAATTCCGACCCAGGACGATGGGCCGCAGTGCGTTAACTTAAGGGCAGCAGGGCGCCGAACGGGTTGGCAGTCCGGCGCCCCAAAGGGGCAATGATTCGAAAGCCCAGGGCGACGCCCTGAGCAATGTACTTTGAGGAACTCTTCTTGACCTCCTCGACGACGTCGGCAACAGTCCAGGTGCGCCCGAGCGACAACAGCGTATGGACATGATCCGCGGTGTCGCCCGTTTCAAGCATCCTCAGGGCCTCGTCTTCAACGGTTCCAGCAAGCTGTTTGTCGCAGACACAGAAAATGAAACTATCCGCCAGATCGATCTGGGGGCCGGAACAACTTCAACTCTGGCTGGAGCTGCTGGAATGCCGGGAACTGCTAATGGTGGTGGATCCAACGCGCGCTTCTGGGAACCTATGGGGCTCACCTGGGATGGCGCGAATCTCTATGTGGCTGACTCCGTCAACGATACGCTTCGAGAGATTGACGTGGCTTCAACGAGTGTTACCACCGTTGCTGGAACAGCGGGTGCGGCGGGTAGTTCTGACGGAGTTGATGGGGCTTCGAGCTTCAGATCCCCTGTGGCGGTCACTCCGACCCGTTGAATAGTACCGTTTACGTTGCCGATAGAGATAACTCAACTATCCGCGCTTTTGCGCCGGGTGCGATCGTTACGACCCTGGCCGGCACGGCTTCTACGGATGGGAGCCAAGACGATCTTGGAATGTCAGCTCGGTTTAACGGTCCAACAGGGCTTGTTTACGATCCCGGAGCCGGTGTCACCTACGTAGCCGACATGGTGAATGCAACTATTCGCAGTATTGACCCAACAGGAAATGTATCAACGGTCGCCGGGACTCCGGGCGTCACCGGAAGTAACGATGGCACCGGCACCGTCGCCACCTTCAACGGCCCGCTCGGCCTCGCGCTCGACAACTCGAACGACCTGTTCGTCGCCGACAGCCTCAACGACACGATCCGCGTGATGTCACCCATTACCACCTCGGTCGCGACGTTCGCCGGTAGTGCGGGAAGTGTAGGTTCCACCGACGGCTACCGGACCAGCGCGCGCTTCAACCAGCCTTCAGGGCTGGCGTTCGACGGCGTGGCGGGGATCTACGTCACGGACACGAACAACGACACCATCCGCAAGATCGACCTCAACACCTGGACCGTCTCGACGGTCGCCGGCTCGGCGGGAAACGTCGGCTCCACGGACGGCAGCGGTAGCAACGCCCTCTTCAACCACCCCGTCGGCATCGCCTACGACGGCACGGCCTTCTTCTACATCACCGACACCGGCAATGGCACAATCCGCAAGATGGACGCGGCCGGCAACGTGACGACCGTAGCTGGCACGGCGGGGGTTGTCGGTGCCAAGAACGCCGTCGGGAGTGCTGCGAGCTTCAACCAGCCCTTGGGATTGGCCTACGACGGCAGCGGCCACCTCTTCGTCGCCGACGCGGGTAATTCGCTCGTCCGTAAGATCGTGATCGCGAGCAAGAAAGTCTCGACCGTGCTCGGCGTGGCCGGCCAGGCGGGCGTCATCGCCCACACGCCCGGCGCGCCGAAGTCAGTGGGTGCGGGCAAGGCCGGTCTCAACGATCCGGTGGGCCTCGCCTTCAGCCCAATCGTCGGCCTCTTCATCGCGGACGAAGCGGAGAACGTCATCCTCGTGGAGCACTGACGGGCGCGGAGGACTGCGCGAGAAAGGCGGCAGCCAGAGACGGCTGCCGCCACCACTCTTTTTGCCCAGCGCAGGGAAATGTGTGGGCTGGAAGCCGGTGCTACGGCGACAGACAAATCGGGAGGAAACCTTTGGAGAGGAAGGCGCTAGCGGAGGACGTGAATGCGCGCGATGAGGTGGTGGGGTGTACAGATCTGGAGGCCTGTGCGCGCCGCGACTGCGCCGTTGAAGTGGCGCGTATTGGTGGTGACCAGCCAAGTCGGTCGGGCCTTCAAGGCGGCAACGAGAATAGGGACGTCCGCAGCGTGCCGGATCAAGTGGCGGTGGCGTTCAACTTCCGCGTCACTCGTGGCGCCGATCCATTCGGGGTTCAGCAACCGCAGCAGTTTGTCGTACGTCGCGATGGCTTCGTCGGCGAGAACCGGCTCGACAGACAGGAGATCGGTCAGGTTCTCTTCAACCTCCCTCCGAACGTCGTTGGCGAGGACAATCCGGAACAACCCGCAGCGCCCGAGGATCAGCACACCGCGGGATGCGCTCCACGATGAGAGCAGTCCCTCGATGAGAACGCCCGAGTCGAGGAACAGCCGTGCCGGCGCGTCAGCGTGGGCCGTGCCGGCGTTGGAACCGGCGTCGGCGGATCTTGTCGAGGTTCCGCACCGCCTGGTCCGCGGTCACCCCATGCCGTGCCAGGGCCGTTTGCAGGCGCTCGGAGAGCCGCTCCAAGGCGTCGTCGGACGGTATCAGCACCAATCCGTCTGCAACCTCAACGGCGAGCATACGGCTGCCCTTGCCGAGCCCGTGCGCCCGCCGGTAGCGCGGCGGCACCGTGATGAGCCCGTGCTCTCCCACGCAAATCGGCGCGATGACCCGCTCTCGCGGCTCCGACGTCGAGGAATTTTTCATGTTGTGGTTCATAACTGCTCGGACACCAGCTGGCAAGCGCCGGAGTGCCGCCCTAATCCGGCGCTAAGGGCGGGGCGGAGCCCTGACTGGAGCCGGCGTGCCCTCACGCCGTCCTTTGTTTGCCGTGTGAGCAGCTGATGCGGGCTGGGGGCAGCCCGGCTCCAGTTTCACACCCAGCCGGTTCTCAGGATCCCTTGCGGGGCGGGGCAGTTGTGGAGTTAGCGCCGGATCAGGCTACTCGGGGAGATCGGTATGCAAGCGTGTCACTGTATTTTGCGAGACCCAACAATCACAGACTCTGAAATGTCCGCCACGTTACGGACCGTGTGTCGTGCTGGCAAGGACCAGCCATTTCCCCGGTAAGCCGGTGATGCGACGGTCCACTTCGATGCTGCCGGCGCGCGCCAGATCGGCGATGGCGGGCTGCAGGTGTGAGCGGTCTCCGAGCACGCTCAGCAGCTGCTGCTCGCTGGCGTAGATGACGGCCTGCAGATATCGCTGCGCCAAGGCCCGCGCGGCCTCCCGTGGCGGGCGGTGTCGCGCCGCGGCGACGCGTTCAGGGAAGCGGGCTTCGACCAGATCCCACACGTAGGTAAACGGATCGTAACGGGCCTCACGCATGGCGACGTAAAGCTTTTGTTGTACCTCCGCCATGGCGGCATCAAACTGGCTCCGCTGACTGGGGCGCGCCAGGTTTGTTGCGAGCTTCAGCGCAAAGGTGTCCTGCGGCCGTTTACGATGCAGGGCGTCGAGGATCGCCTTGGCGTTTGGCGACAACAGGCCATCGCGATACTGCCGCAAGTAGTCCCGCCGCGGTCCGAAGAGCCGGTAGACGTCGGGGAAAACATCCCACGCCACGAAGGTCGGTTTGCCGCGAATCAGCTTGGCGTAAAACACCTTGCCTTCCGCCGGAAGCTGGTCCTTGAGATTCCATGTCAGACCGACCTCAGGATCGTGGTGACTGTGGTGCGGGAACTGCGGCTCACGCCGTCCGCACACCGCCAGCCAGAGACACGGCAGATTGAGCCCTCGAGTGGCGAACAATGAAGCCAGACCGACCTCGTTGATGAAACGCAGCGCGTGCGCTGGGCCTCGCACACGCAACCGAGGCAGTCGGCGCAGTGTGTGGTCGCGGAGTTGTTCGAGCTGGTCGAGCGCCCCGGGCTTGTTGGCGGAATCTCGGTCCACCAGGAGTTTTTATCGCAGTGGCGCGGAATCGGAAAGTGGTGGGCACGGCCTATGTCTTGGAATTCTCGCCTCGTGCCATCATCCCGAGGCGGACGAGGTCGGCCAGAGAAGCGACCTGCATCTTCTTCATCACGTGGGCGCGGTGGACCTCGACGGTCTTTGGACTGAGGCCGAGCTCGGAGGCGATCACTTTGTTCGCCTTGCCGGCAATGACGAGATCCATCACCTGGCGTTCCCGCGGCGTGAGTTGTCCCAGGCGCGCGTCGACCTCAGCCTGCTCCGACCGGACGCGGCGGGACTGTGCGTCAACCTCAATGGCACGGCGGATGCGATCCAGAAGTAGCTGGTCGCTGAAGGGCTTTTCGATGAAATCCATTGCTCCCGCCTTGAGGGCGCGCACAGCAACGGGGACCTCGGCGTGACCCGTGATGATGATAATAGGGACCTGGATTTCGCGTGTCGCCAGCTCGTTCTGCAAATCAAGCCCGCTCATGCCCGGCATGCGGATATCGAGGACGAGGCACCCGGGCGTTGATGGGTCATAGCCTTCGAGGAATTCCTGGGCCGTCGAAAAGACCTTGACATTCAGGCCCACCGACTCGATGAGCCAGCGCAGCGACTGGCGAATTGCCGGGTCGTCGTCGACTACGAACACTGTGGCGTTCGAATGCATGTGACGACTGCCCTCGTGAGAAGGTGCAGGCTGAGGTGGGGCGTGATCGCCCGTTTCAACGGCTGACCGAACCAAAGCAACGGTGTCATAACGAACGGAATTTGATTCATTATATTCGATAGCCACGCAAGCGCAAGAATGACGCCGACTACCTTGCCTTTGAGCTGGTACCTGCCTACAAGTCCGTATCCTGGTCATCGTGTAGGTGCTGGCGTATAGGGCGGCGTAACGGTTTGCTGGCGCAAAGGGGAAACGTCATGGCGGGACGGCTGTCGGTTGGGCTGGAAACGAATTGCACCGCACCGATGAACCTCGAGCGCATGAGCTTGCGCATGTTCCAGCTCATGGGAGCCGATTCGTTCTTTTTGCCGGATCATTATCTGAGTTTTATCCCACGGTCGGTGTGGGGGCCGGGACTGACTCCCGCGGCCAAGCTGATTCCGTCACCCGACGCCTACTTCGATCCATTCGTCATGATGGGAATGATGGCGGCGCGTTACCGGCGGGTGCGCATCGGTACGGGAGTGACGGAGCCCTTTCGCCGCCACCCCGCAACGCTGGCGCAGGCCTTCGTCACGCTCGATCATCTGACCAGGGGGCGCGCCATCCTCGGGATCGGCAACGGCGAACGGGAGAATACCGAACCGTACGGTATTCCGTTCACGCAGCGTGTTCGTCGCCTGGAGGAGGCCCTCGCAATCATCCGGCGCCTGTGGGAGAGCCGCGGCGAACCAGTTGATTTCGACGGCTCGGTATGGCGGCTGCGCGGCGCGCTGTTCACCACGCCCTTGTACGCAGGCCAGGCGCCTCCCATCTGGATCGCGGCGCATGCGCCTCGCATGCTGGGCTTGACCGGTCGCTTCGGCGACGGGTGGTTGCCAACCAAGAAGATGAGCGCCGAGGAGTACCGCGCTGCCCTCGACCGCATTCGTGCCGGCGCGGCGGAAGCGGGGCGGAAGTTGACGAACTTCGAGCCTGGCCTGCAGATTCAGCTCGCCCTCGGCAGCAACCGCCGCGCCGTCGCCGAGCAGCTGTTGAAACTCCCTGCCGGCGGCGCCATGGCGATGCTGTTGCCCGGGGCCTTGTGGACGCGGCACGGATTGCGACACCCGCTGGGGCCGGACTTTGAAGGCTTTCCGGAGTTTGTCCCGCAGGTGGTGACCCCCGAGCAGATCGAGGCCGCGCGGCGGCAGGTGACGCCGGAACTGCTCGAAGCCGGCATGGTGGCGGGCAGTGTCGACGAGGTCGTGGAGGAGATCCGCCCCCTGGTGGCAGCCGGGCTGCGGCATCTGGTGATCTGGAACATCGGACCGCTGGCCAGCGGTGCGACGGCTGGGGGTATGCTGCGCCTGGCCCTGCTCATGCGGCGATTGAAGAAGTTGCCGACGGCCGCGGCGTAGGGCGAGCGGAGCACGACGGGTTCGTCTGCGCCGATCTGGGACTACGGTAGCGGCTTTGGCCAGTCGAAAGCGGCTGTTGTCCGGCGCCTCGGTGATGCTATCTTGGGTGACATGGGCGGACGACGACAGCAACAGGACGCCGATGCCGGGGTCGCGACGGCTACCCGTACCGAACGCAAGCTCAAAGAGCCCCGGATGTACAAGGTGCTTCTGCTGAACGACGACTACACTACCATGGAATTCGTCGTGTACATCTTGGCGAGCGTGTTCCAACGGCCGGAGGGGGAGGCACTGCAAATCATGCTGCACGTGCACAAGAACGGGGCGGGAGTGGCGGGCGTCTATCCGCACGAGATTGCCGAGACGCGTGTGGCGCAAGTGGAACGGCTGGCTCGCCAGCACGAGTTTCCTCTGCGCTGCCGGATGGAAGAGGCGTAGGGATGCGCATCAGCCGAGAACTCGAAATCATTTTTGCTCTCGCCGTCAACGAGGCCCGGCAGCGACGACATGAGTTCCTGTCCATCGAGCATCTGCTCTACGCGCTGCTGCACGACACCGATGTTGCCGACATCATCCACCACTGCGGCGGGGACGCGCAGGCCCTGAAACGCGATCTCGAGCGCTTCTTCGATGAGAAGGTGGAACGCCTCGCCGACGGCGTGGCGAGGGCGCCGCAACAGACGCTGGCGTTCCAGCGAGTGATTCAACGCGCCGCGGCCCACGTGCAGTCGGCCGGCAAGGACGAGATCCTCGGACGCAATGTCCTGGTCGCGATCTTCCGCGAGGCGGACTGTCTGGCGACGTATCTCCTGGAGCAGCAGGGCATCACTCGGCTGGACGTCGTCAGCTACATCTCGCACGGTGTATCGAAGATCGCGGAGGAGCCGACAGGAAACGGAGATGGCGAGGAGACGCAGTGGGAAGCCGACGCGGAACAGGGAGGGGAGGGCGCCCCGCGAAAAGATCCGCTGGCGCTCTTCACCACTGATCTGATCGCGCGCGCGGCCGCAGGCAAGATTGATCCGCTGATCGGTCGTGCCGACGAACTCGCACGCACCGCACGCGTTCTCTGCCGGCGCCGCAAGAACAATCCCATATTCGTGGGCGAAGCCGGTGTCGGCAAGACGGCGCTGGCGGAAGGGCTGGCACTGCAGATCCATCAGGGAAAGGTCCCGGCGGCGCTGAAGGATGCCAGGATCTATGCCCTCGATATGGGCGCGTTGCTGGCGGGGACCCGCTTTCGCGGCGACTTCGAGCAACGCCTGAAGGCGGTGATCGAGGCCCTGCGTAAACGGCCGGGCACGATTCTCTTCATCGACGAGATTCATACGGTGGTGGGTGCCGGGGCGACCAGCGGTGGCTCCATGGATGCCTCCAACATCCTCAAGCCCGTCCTGGCCTCGGGCGAACTGCGCTGCATCGGTGCGACGACGTACCACGATTACAAGAGCTACTTCGAGCGCGACCGGGCGCTGGCGCGTCGCTTTCAGAAAATCGAGATCCCCGAGCCCAGCGCCGAGGAGACGCACGAGATCCTGAAGGGACTGAAGGCGCACTACGAAAGGCACCACGGCGTGAGCTATACCCGTGGCGCGCTGCGGGCGGCAGCGGAACTGGCGGCGAAGTATATCAACGACCGCCACCTGCCGGACAAAGCCATCGATGTCATCGACGAAGCCGGTGCCATTGTCCAGATGCAACCCGTTGGCCAGCGCAGGAAGTTGGTCCGTATCAAGGACATCGAGCACGTCGTGGCGACGATCGCCAAGATCCCGCCCCGGAGTGTCTCGATCTCCGATCGCGAACGGCTGGAGACGCTCGAACGCGATTTGAAGCTCTCCGTGTTCGGGCAGGACGAAGCGATTCAAACGCTATCGTCGGCGATCAAGCTGTCGCGCGCCGGTCTCGGCCATCCCGAGAAACCCGTCGGGTCGTTTCTGTTTGCCGGGCCTACGGGCGTCGGTAAGACAGAGATGGCCAAGCAACTCGCCTCGGCGCTCGGCATCGAATTCCTGCGTTTCGACATGAGCGAGTACATGGAGGCCCACACCGTCTCGCGGCTGATCGGCGCGCCACCGGGCTACGTCGGCTTCGACCAGGGTGGCCTCCTCACCGACGCCATCCGCAAGACACCGCATGCGGTTCTGCTACTGGACGAAATCGAGAAGGCGCATCCGAACCTCTTCAATATCCTGCTGCAGGTGATGGATCACGCCACGCTCACCGACAACAACGGGCGCAAGGCGGATTTCCGCAATGTCATTCTCATCATGACCACCAACGCCGGGGCGCAGGAGATGGCAGCCCTGGCGATTGGGTTTGGAGGACGAAGCAACGCCGACAAGGGGTCCAAGGCCATCGAGCGCCTGTTCAACCCCGAATTCCGTAACCGTCTGGACGCCATCATCGCGTTCGCCCCGCTGTCGCGGCCGGTCATCGAGCGCGTGGCGGACAAGTTCATCCTCGAACTGGATGCGCAGCTCAACGACCGTCGCGTGTTCTTGCAGCTCACCGCGGCAGGACGGAGCTATCTGGCAGACAAAGGGTACGACCCGACGTACGGCGCACGGCCGATGGCTCGGCTGATCCAGAACGAGATCAAACGGGTACTGGCGGACGAGATCCTGTTCGGCTGCCTGCGGGATGGCGGCCGCGTCACCATCGATGCGCAGAACGGAGCGCTGACGTTTACCTACGCGGCGGCAACGGACAAGCCGCGGGCGGGCGCACCGGCAGCGACGGAATCCGTGTAGGGGGCTGCGCCCCGGCGTAGGTTCGGCGGACCGCTCTCCCCGATGGGTCGCTCCGGGATGCCAAGTCCGACAGACTGCTGGCGGCGTGGTCTGCTGCGCCCGTGAGGCTCGGGCTGCTACTTCTCGATTGCGAGCAACTCGACTTCAAAGACGAGCGCCGCGCCGGGCTTGATCGTCGGCGGCCTGCCGTGGTCGCCATAGGCGATGCTGGATGGGCACACCAGCTTGCTCTTGCCACCCACCTTCATCTTTTGCAGGCCTTCGGTCCAGCACGGAATGACTTGATTGAGCGGAAAGGTGACCGGCTCGCCCCGCTTGACGGAGCTGTCGAATACGGTCCCGTCGGTCAACGTGCCTTGGTAGTGGACCTTCACCTTATCGCTCGCCGTCGGTTGCGCTCCCTTGCCGGGCGTGATCTCGGAATACACCAGGCCGGAATCCGTCTTGGTCGCGCCCTTTTCGGCTGCGGCCTTGTCGAGGAAGGCCTGCGCGCCCTTTTTCTCCTGCTCGGCGGCAGCGGCAACGCGCGTCTGTACGAATTGCTGGATCTTGGGCTGGAACGATTCGGGGTCCACCTTCTTCTCGTGGTTCAGCGCGCCGTCGGCAAGTCCTGCCTGAACCAGCTTGAGCTCGGGTTCGGTCAGGTTGAACACACCAAGGGTCTGGCTGAAAACGAGACCAAGGGCATACAGCGTCTTCTGGTCAGCGGCAGCGCTGGTAGATGGGTCCTTCTTCTCCGCAGCGCCCTTCTTCTCTTGCTCTGGCGCAGGGTCATTGGCGCTGCGAGCGTGCATCAGTTGCTGGATCTGTGTTTGGTACGCGTCGGGGTCCACCTTCTTCTCGTGCTTCAAGACGCCGTCGGTGAGTCCTGTATCAACCTGATCGAACTCGGCTGGGGTCAGCTTGAACGGGGTCAGGCTCGGGCTGATCATCACGCCGAGGGCATAGAGCGTCTTCTGCTCGTCGGTCTTCAATTCCGGGCCGCCCGCGCAAACCGAGGATCCGGTCGCGAACACGAAGGCCGTGGTGATGAGCAGGAGAATCCCTTTTTTCATAATGTGACGTCCTTTCAAGGAGCAGGCTGATGTGCGGCTTGGCTGTACTAGCTGTATTTGCCGGGCCGAAGCAAGACTTCAGATCTGCGAGGGGTAGGTTGGAGGCCAGAGCGAGCCGGCGGGAAAAGCCCTGGCGCCGGCCTCCGGAGGCTCAGTCGACGTAGGCCCGTAAGCCTTGACTCTCACAGATCGGCAGCAGCTGGCGGAGGGCGCGCGCTTCCAGCTGCCGGATGCGTTCCCGGCTCACCCCGTAGCGGCGTCCGACCTCTTCCAACGTCAGCGATTGGCTGTCTGCGGTGCCAAAACGCAGGCGCAAGATGTCGGCTTCGCGCGGGGGGAGACGCGAGAGCGCCACCTCGAGCTGTTCACTCAGGTCGACCGCTGCCGCCCCCTGCTCGGGATCGTCGCTCTCACTGGCGAGCAACTCCTCCAGGGTGCGGTCATCGTCCGCGCCGAGTGGTGACTCAAGGGACAGGCACTGGAAACTCTGGGTCATGGTGTCGAGCCGGTCGGCATCCACGCCGCTCGCCTCTGCCAACTCTTGGCGGTTCACCGCGCCATCGTGTTTTGTTTGCAGGCGCTGGGTTTCGCGGCCCACCTTGCGGCGGAGCTGGTTCCAATGCACCGGGGTGCGGATCAGGCCGCCGTGCATGTCACCGGCGCGGCCGATCTGCTGCCAGATCCACCACACCGCGTAGGTCCCGAACTTGACTTCCTTGACCGGGTCGTACTTCTCGACCGCACGGATGAGACCGAGCGTTCCTTCTTGCACCATGTCGAGAAACGACACACCGGTACGCCGGTAGCGTTTCGCAAACGAGATGACCAGACGCAAATTGGCTTCAATCATGCGGTCCCGGAGCTTCCGGTAGACCACCAATTCCGCGTCGATGGCTTGGACGAACTCACGCAAGCGCATGCGCGACACGAGCTGCGGTTCGACACGGCGGCGTGAGCGCAGGAGCTGGCGGGCGAACTCCAGAATCGTGACGGTTTCGCGCTCGCGAAAATCGTCGTTCGGCCGGATTACGCTCCGCCCGTGCTTCGGCAAAGCGGCGGCGGTGAGGCGGGGAAAACGCCGGAGGAGCCGGCGAAGCTTGTTGCGGGATCGGACGATCGCCCGCGCGATCTCTTGCTCTTCTTCCGCTGTCAACAGGCTGGTGGTGCCGACGTCCTGAAAGAAATGCGACTGGAGATCATAATCGCCGACTTCCTCACGAACTTCGGCCTCCACGACCTTGAGATCTTCGGCCCCTTCATCCGGGTCCAAATCCTCATCGACCACGCTGGCGCTGTCTTCGTCTTCCACGTTTAGCGCCAAGGCGCCAAAACCGTTGTCCATCAATTGCCTCTTTTGCCTCTTTAGTGTGAAGAAAATTACCGGGGGGATTGTGGTTTCAGGTTTTAGACGGCCGCGGCCCCGGCAAATTCAAGTGTCTCACTTCTGTTTTCTGGTCCTCGACCAGCCCCGCCTTCCCTCATTCTTCCTCCGGCACCGGGCGGGTAGGGGGTACGAAGTCCATCCCTTCCTCCTCCACCTGGGTGACGTCATCGGTGCCCGGTTGCTCTTCCCACGGCCGCGTTTCCGCCGGCTCTTCTGGCCGGCTACGGTCTTCCCGTTGCCACAGTATCTCTTTCGCCTGCAGGTGATCATCAACCTCTTTCAGGCCCATCACGTCCGTGATGGTCTGTGAGACGATCTGATGCTCACCTTCGCTGGGTACCGAACCACTCAGGTGGACGACGCCGTGGCGGCAGACGATACGCAGCTCTTCCATATCCACACGCGCGTCTTCACGCAAGTGCTCGCGTATAGCCTCTTCCAGCTCGCGGCCGCTCAGGAGATTGTAGTCGGGTGGCACCGTCGGCTCCAAACGCGCCGGGGCAGGGGCCTCCGCCTCAATTCCGCCCGGTTCAACCGGGACAGCACAGTTGAGGCAAGACGGTGCTGCCGGCAGGGCCTCCAGCCTCGCCACGGGGATGGCTCCCCCGCAGCTGGCACACTGCCCGTACGTCCGGGCCTCGATGCGGGCCAGCGCCCCGTCGATCTCATCCAGTTCGCTCATGCCACGATCATCCAGCCGCGCCAGCACACGGGCGGAACGCTCTTCCTGCGCAGTTTCTTCGAGTTCCGGTTCACGGTCCTCGGCGATCTGCCGCAAGCCCGTCTCGACCTTCTCGACCTCCGCAAAGAGCGCTCGGCGCTTCTGCAGGAGGATACGGCGGAATCGACTGAGTTCTCTTGCGTCCATCGCACCACTCCTTCGCATGACCGTCACCCCACCTCTAATAACCCAACGCCAGTGTAACCACGCTTTGTCCCTAATGCCAGCAAACCGCCGCGGGTCTCAAGGTGAATTTCAACGGCGGAACGGACGGGTGGACCCCGAAAGTCTTGGCAATTTGACGGTGCCGGGGTTTGCCATTAAGCTGGCGCCGGTTTCGCCGTGTGAAGCAATGAGCAAAAATCTAGCTGTCATATCGGTCATCGGGCACGATCAGAAAGGCGTGGTGGCACGGATTTCCACCTATCTGGCCGGGTGCAACATCAACATCGAGGACATCGAGCAGCGCGTGATGGAGGGCCTCTTCATCATGACGATGCTCGTGGACCTGAGGGACCTGGGCATCAACCTGGATGAGCTGATTCTGGGCCTCAAGCGCATCGGGGAAGAGATCCACATGGATGTGACCATTCGGCTCCATGGGCACAAAGAGCCGAAACGGGTCGCCCTCCTGGTCAGCAAGGAAGCGCATTGCCTGGAGCGCCTGATCGCCGATCGAGAGCGCGGCGCCTTGAATGGCGAGTTGGCCGTCGTCTTGTCGAATCACGACGTGCTCCAGCCGTTGGCGGCCACACATAACATCCCGTTTTTCTGGTTCCCGTCCACCGACAAGGCCAGCCATGAAGCCTTTCTGCTGCAGAAGCTGAAGGAGTATCAGACCGAGCTGGTGGTCCTGGCCCGGTACATGCAAATCATCAGTCCGGCCGTGATCGAGCAATACCGCGACCGTGTCATCAACATTCATCCCTCGCTGCTGCCGTATCACCCGGGCGCCAACGCCTACAAACAAGCCTACGAGGAAGGCGTGCGCGTCTCCGGTTGCACGGCGCATTTCGTCACCGAGCAGCTCGATCAGGGCCCCATCATCCTGCAGGACGTGTTTCACATCCGCGTTGGGGAGGACAGGCTGGATGAGGTCAAGGCGCGTGGCAAGGAGCTCGAGGCTGCGGTCCTGTCGCAGGCCGTGCAGCTCTTTCTCAACGACCAACTCGTCGTCAAGGACCGGAAGGTCATTTTTCGCCCCGGCCACCTCGCCGGCGCCGCCTAGGCAATAGTGCTCCTGCAGTCTCGAACTTGCCGGGCTGCGCGCCGTGAACTATTGTTCGCAACGATGAGGCGCTTCGCGTTTGCTTTGGTCGCTGTTTTGCTCGCCGTTGCTCCGCCGGCCCCTGCGGTGACGCTGAGTGGAGCCATGGTTTATGCGGCTCATGATTTTGGAGAGCCCAACGCCTGGGACCTGGTGACGGAGACCTTCAAGCACGGCCAGTTGTGGCGCACGGCACTCGGTGGGGATTGGTACGGTCTCGGCATTCTTCCCGGCTTACCGCCGGACAACTCGGATGAGCCGCTTGCCAACGGGCCGGACTTC is part of the Candidatus Binatia bacterium genome and harbors:
- a CDS encoding PIN domain-containing protein yields the protein MFLDSGVLIEGLLSSWSASRGVLILGRCGLFRIVLANDVRREVEENLTDLLSVEPVLADEAIATYDKLLRLLNPEWIGATSDAEVERHRHLIRHAADVPILVAALKARPTWLVTTNTRHFNGAVAARTGLQICTPHHLIARIHVLR
- a CDS encoding AbrB/MazE/SpoVT family DNA-binding domain-containing protein — translated: MKNSSTSEPRERVIAPICVGEHGLITVPPRYRRAHGLGKGSRMLAVEVADGLVLIPSDDALERLSERLQTALARHGVTADQAVRNLDKIRRRRFQRRHGPR
- the fixJ gene encoding response regulator FixJ encodes the protein MHSNATVFVVDDDPAIRQSLRWLIESVGLNVKVFSTAQEFLEGYDPSTPGCLVLDIRMPGMSGLDLQNELATREIQVPIIIITGHAEVPVAVRALKAGAMDFIEKPFSDQLLLDRIRRAIEVDAQSRRVRSEQAEVDARLGQLTPRERQVMDLVIAGKANKVIASELGLSPKTVEVHRAHVMKKMQVASLADLVRLGMMARGENSKT
- a CDS encoding LLM class flavin-dependent oxidoreductase, coding for MAGRLSVGLETNCTAPMNLERMSLRMFQLMGADSFFLPDHYLSFIPRSVWGPGLTPAAKLIPSPDAYFDPFVMMGMMAARYRRVRIGTGVTEPFRRHPATLAQAFVTLDHLTRGRAILGIGNGERENTEPYGIPFTQRVRRLEEALAIIRRLWESRGEPVDFDGSVWRLRGALFTTPLYAGQAPPIWIAAHAPRMLGLTGRFGDGWLPTKKMSAEEYRAALDRIRAGAAEAGRKLTNFEPGLQIQLALGSNRRAVAEQLLKLPAGGAMAMLLPGALWTRHGLRHPLGPDFEGFPEFVPQVVTPEQIEAARRQVTPELLEAGMVAGSVDEVVEEIRPLVAAGLRHLVIWNIGPLASGATAGGMLRLALLMRRLKKLPTAAA
- the clpS gene encoding ATP-dependent Clp protease adapter ClpS, encoding MGGRRQQQDADAGVATATRTERKLKEPRMYKVLLLNDDYTTMEFVVYILASVFQRPEGEALQIMLHVHKNGAGVAGVYPHEIAETRVAQVERLARQHEFPLRCRMEEA
- the clpA gene encoding ATP-dependent Clp protease ATP-binding subunit ClpA, with translation MRISRELEIIFALAVNEARQRRHEFLSIEHLLYALLHDTDVADIIHHCGGDAQALKRDLERFFDEKVERLADGVARAPQQTLAFQRVIQRAAAHVQSAGKDEILGRNVLVAIFREADCLATYLLEQQGITRLDVVSYISHGVSKIAEEPTGNGDGEETQWEADAEQGGEGAPRKDPLALFTTDLIARAAAGKIDPLIGRADELARTARVLCRRRKNNPIFVGEAGVGKTALAEGLALQIHQGKVPAALKDARIYALDMGALLAGTRFRGDFEQRLKAVIEALRKRPGTILFIDEIHTVVGAGATSGGSMDASNILKPVLASGELRCIGATTYHDYKSYFERDRALARRFQKIEIPEPSAEETHEILKGLKAHYERHHGVSYTRGALRAAAELAAKYINDRHLPDKAIDVIDEAGAIVQMQPVGQRRKLVRIKDIEHVVATIAKIPPRSVSISDRERLETLERDLKLSVFGQDEAIQTLSSAIKLSRAGLGHPEKPVGSFLFAGPTGVGKTEMAKQLASALGIEFLRFDMSEYMEAHTVSRLIGAPPGYVGFDQGGLLTDAIRKTPHAVLLLDEIEKAHPNLFNILLQVMDHATLTDNNGRKADFRNVILIMTTNAGAQEMAALAIGFGGRSNADKGSKAIERLFNPEFRNRLDAIIAFAPLSRPVIERVADKFILELDAQLNDRRVFLQLTAAGRSYLADKGYDPTYGARPMARLIQNEIKRVLADEILFGCLRDGGRVTIDAQNGALTFTYAAATDKPRAGAPAATESV